In the genome of Entelurus aequoreus isolate RoL-2023_Sb linkage group LG08, RoL_Eaeq_v1.1, whole genome shotgun sequence, one region contains:
- the LOC133656456 gene encoding alpha-(1,3)-fucosyltransferase 7-like, with the protein MKKYLFLCISCVLTLGLLYSWVTRPLSPAAFFFDNSGQPNVTILLWHWPFGGTLGLHWDVCWDLRKIPNCRVVAHRSLFLEANVVVFHNRELVTGKEKLPLELRRPLGQRWAWMSLESPVHNGDRSRLAGVFNLTVNYRRDADVTIPYGGFLPRDSEDPVEDIPQNKTDLVCWVVSNYKDSYRRSKVYKELSAVIPVKVYGRWSNNPLASEDLLPTISRCYFYLAFENSIAKDYITEKLWWNSYTSGAVPIVLGPPVVDYEAATPPHSFIHVDEFASVKELAEYLQQLAGDAERYGEYLRWRKDWKVQVYKWHWRLCQICLKYPSFPEHKVYTDLAAWDDAA; encoded by the coding sequence ATGAAGAAGTACCTCTTCCTCTGCATCTCCTGCGTTCTAACGCTGGGTCTTCTTTACAGCTGGGTGACACGACCCTTGTCGCCAGCTGCTTTCTTCTTTGACAACTCAGGGCAACCCAACGTGACCATCCTGCTGTGGCACTGGCCCTTTGGCGGAACTTTAGGCCTCCACTGGGATGTGTGCTGGGACCTCCGCAAAATCCCAAACTGCAGAGTCGTGGCGCACAGGTCCTTGTTTTTGGAAGCGAACGTGGTGGTGTTCCATAACCGAGAGCTGGTAACAGGAAAGGAGAAACTTCCCCTGGAGCTTCGGAGGCCGCTGGGCCAGAGGTGGGCTTGGATGTCTCTGGAGTCCCCAGTGCATAACGGGGACCGAAGCAGATTAGCTGGTGTGTTCAACCTCACCGTGAACTACAGGAGGGACGCAGATGTTACCATACCATACGGTGGGTTTTTACCACGAGACTCTGAAGATCCAGTAGAGGACATTCCACAGAATAAAACTGATCTGGTCTGTTGGGTGGTCAGCAACTACAAGGATTCCTACAGAAGAAGCAAAGTGTACAAAGAACTCAGCGCTGTCATTCCTGTAAAGGTCTATGGACGCTGGTCAAATAATCCTCTTGCTTCCGAAGACCTTCTTCCTACAATATCTCGCTGCTACTTCTATTTGGCCTTCGAGAACAGCATCGCCAAAGACTACATCACGGAGAAACTGTGGTGGAATTCTTACACATCTGGGGCGGTTCCGATCGTCCTGGGACCGCCGGTGGTGGATTACGAGGCTGCGACACCGCCGCACTCTTTCATCCACGTCGACGAGTTTGCATCTGTGAAAGAACTCGCCGAGTACCTGCAGCAGCTGGCGGGCGACGCCGAGCGCTATGGCGAGTATCTGCGATGGAGGAAGGACTGGAAGGTGCAAGTGTACAAGTGGCACTGGAGACTGTGTCAGATCTGCTTGAAGTACCCCAGCTTCCCTGAGCACAAAGTCTACACTGACCTGGCAGCCTGGGATGACGCTGCATAG
- the LOC133656381 gene encoding alpha-(1,3)-fucosyltransferase 7-like produces MTEVSNCNESLHNNLFFIASNHPFLLQDCNCSTPASMKKYLFLCISCVLTLGLLYSWVTRPLSPAAFFFDNSGQPNVTILLWHWPFGGTFDLHWDVCWDLCKIPNCRVVAQRSLFLEANVVVFHNRELVTGKEKLPLELRRPPGQRWAWMSLESPVHNGDRSRLAGVFNLTVNYRRDADVTIPYGEFLPRDSEDPVEDIPQNKTDLVCWVVSNYKDSDRRSKVYKELSAVIPVKVYGDWSNNPLASEDLLPTISRCYFYLAFENSIAKDYITEKLWWNSYKSGAVPIVLGPPVADYEAVTPPHSFIHVDEFASVKELAEYLQQLAGDVELYGEYLQWRKDWKVQMYEWRWRLCQICVQYPSFPEHKVYTDLAAWDDAA; encoded by the coding sequence ATGACAGAAGTGTCTAACTGTAATGAGTCTCTGCACAATAACTTGTTCTTTATAGCAAGTAATCATCCATTTCTCTTGCAGGACTGCAACTGTTCCACACCTGCCTCAATGAAGAAGTACCTCTTCCTCTGCATCTCCTGCGTTCTAACGCTGGGTCTTCTTTACAGCTGGGTGACACGACCCTTGTCGCCAGCTGCTTTCTTCTTTGACAACTCAGGGCAACCCAACGTGACCATCCTGCTGTGGCACTGGCCCTTTGGCGGAACTTTTGACCTCCACTGGGATGTGTGCTGGGACCTCTGCAAAATCCCAAACTGCAGAGTCGTGGCGCAGAGGTCCTTGTTTTTGGAAGCGAACGTGGTGGTGTTCCATAACCGAGAGCTGGTAACAGGAAAGGAGAAACTTCCACTTGAGCTACGGAGGCCGCCGGGCCAGAGGTGGGCTTGGATGTCTCTGGAGTCCCCAGTGCATAACGGGGACCGAAGCAGATTAGCTGGTGTGTTCAACCTCACCGTGAACTACAGGAGGGACGCAGATGTTACCATACCATACGGTGAGTTTTTACCACGAGACTCTGAAGATCCAGTAGAGGACATTCCACAGAATAAAACTGATCTGGTCTGTTGGGTGGTCAGCAACTACAAGGATTCCGACAGAAGAAGCAAAGTGTACAAAGAACTCAGCGCTGTCATTCCTGTAAAGGTCTATGGGGACTGGTCAAATAATCCTCTTGCTTCCGAAGACCTTCTTCCTACAATATCTCGCTGCTACTTCTATTTGGCCTTCGAGAACAGCATCGCCAAAGACTACATCACGGAGAAACTGTGGTGGAATTCTTACAAATCTGGGGCGGTTCCGATCGTCCTGGGACCGCCGGTGGCGGATTACGAGGCTGTGACACCACCGCACTCTTTCATCCACGTCGACGAGTTTGCATCTGTGAAAGAACTCGCCGAGTACCTGCAGCAGCTGGCGGGCGACGTCGAGCTCTATGGCGAGTATCTGCAATGGAGGAAGGATTGGAAGGTGCAAATGTACGAGTGGCGCTGGAGACTGTGTCAGATCTGCGTGCAGTACCCCAGCTTCCCTGAGCACAAAGTCTACACTGACCTGGCAGCCTGGGATGACGCTGCATAG